In a single window of the Micromonospora inositola genome:
- a CDS encoding TOBE domain-containing protein, with protein sequence MTVFRIGEAAELLGVSPDTVRRWIDAGRLAASRDDHGHRVVDGVDLAAFVRAPGHPELSSARNRLRGIVTAVVKDTVMAQVDIQAGPFRIVSLMSREAVDDLDLTVGSVAVAVIKSTAVVVERATAPRGRTSP encoded by the coding sequence GTGACGGTGTTCCGGATCGGCGAGGCCGCCGAACTGCTCGGGGTCAGCCCGGACACGGTCCGCCGCTGGATCGACGCCGGCCGGCTGGCCGCCAGCCGGGACGACCACGGTCACCGGGTGGTTGACGGCGTCGACCTGGCCGCGTTCGTCCGCGCCCCGGGGCACCCGGAGCTGTCGTCCGCCCGCAACCGGCTGCGCGGGATCGTCACCGCGGTCGTCAAGGACACGGTGATGGCGCAGGTCGACATCCAGGCCGGGCCGTTCCGCATCGTGTCGCTGATGAGCCGCGAGGCCGTCGACGACCTCGACCTGACGGTCGGCTCGGTGGCCGTGGCCGTGATCAAGTCGACGGCCGTCGTGGTGGAACGCGCCACCGCCCCCAGGGGAAGGACCAGCCCGTGA
- the modA gene encoding molybdate ABC transporter substrate-binding protein → MTVRWIRAALAGVAALTLGLAGCGGDDGPAGTTGGGRVTVFAAASLTETFTRLGRDFEAAHPGTRVTFNFAGSSALATQITQGAPADVFAAASPATMKTVTDAGEAAASPVTLARNQLVIAVPKGNPDRISGLTDLARPGVKVALCAEQVPCGAAARKALDAASARLTPATLEQDVKGALAKVKLGEVDAALVYRTDARAAASDLDAVEFPESAGAVNDYPIVVLKRAGDPNGARAFVDYVRSDAGRAMLTAAGFQAPQA, encoded by the coding sequence GTGACCGTACGGTGGATCCGTGCCGCCCTCGCCGGGGTGGCCGCGCTGACCCTCGGCCTGGCCGGCTGCGGCGGTGACGACGGGCCCGCCGGCACGACCGGCGGCGGGCGGGTCACCGTCTTCGCCGCCGCCTCGCTGACCGAGACGTTCACCCGGCTCGGCCGGGACTTCGAGGCCGCCCACCCCGGCACGAGGGTCACCTTCAACTTCGCCGGCAGCTCGGCGCTGGCCACCCAGATCACCCAGGGCGCCCCGGCCGACGTCTTCGCCGCCGCCTCACCCGCCACCATGAAGACCGTGACCGACGCCGGCGAGGCCGCGGCGAGCCCGGTCACCCTCGCCCGCAACCAGCTCGTCATCGCCGTGCCGAAAGGCAACCCCGACCGGATCAGCGGCCTGACCGACCTGGCTCGGCCGGGCGTGAAGGTCGCGCTCTGCGCCGAGCAGGTGCCCTGCGGCGCGGCGGCCCGCAAGGCCCTCGACGCGGCGAGCGCCCGGCTCACCCCGGCCACCCTGGAGCAGGACGTCAAGGGGGCGCTGGCCAAGGTGAAGCTCGGCGAGGTCGACGCCGCACTGGTCTACCGCACCGACGCCCGCGCCGCGGCGTCCGACCTGGACGCGGTCGAGTTCCCGGAGTCCGCCGGCGCGGTCAACGACTACCCGATCGTGGTGCTCAAGCGGGCGGGCGACCCGAACGGCGCCCGCGCCTTCGTCGACTACGTCCGCTCGGACGCGGGGCGGGCCATGCTCACCGCCGCCGGCTTCCAGGCCCCGCAGGCGTAG
- a CDS encoding ABC transporter permease, whose product MPARDTAGRAARPARRRHRVPLALLLPAGLGLIFLVLPLVGLLARAPWTTLPQRLAQPGVLTALRLSLQTATLATLLCVLLGVPLAWLLARVEFPGRRLVRALVTVPLVLPPVVGGVALLLVFGRRGLLGSWLDATFGVTLPFTTAGVVLAEAFVAMPFLVIAVEGALRGADPRYEEAAATLGAGRWTTFTHVTLPLVAPGVAAGAVLCWARALGEFGATITFAGNYPGRTQTMPLAVYLALETDLPAAIVLSLILLTVSVAILAGLRDRWVGAP is encoded by the coding sequence GTGCCGGCCCGCGACACCGCCGGGCGGGCGGCCCGACCGGCGCGCCGCCGGCACCGGGTGCCCCTCGCGCTGCTCCTGCCCGCCGGGCTCGGGCTGATCTTCCTCGTCCTGCCGCTGGTCGGGCTGCTCGCCCGGGCGCCGTGGACCACCCTGCCGCAGCGGCTGGCCCAGCCCGGCGTGCTCACCGCGCTGCGGCTGTCCCTGCAGACCGCCACCCTCGCCACGCTGCTCTGCGTCCTGCTCGGCGTACCCCTGGCCTGGCTGCTGGCCCGGGTCGAGTTCCCCGGCCGGCGGCTGGTCCGGGCCCTGGTCACCGTCCCGCTGGTGCTGCCCCCGGTGGTTGGCGGGGTGGCGCTGCTGCTGGTCTTCGGGCGCCGCGGGCTGCTCGGGTCCTGGCTGGACGCCACCTTCGGGGTGACCCTGCCGTTCACCACCGCCGGGGTGGTGCTCGCCGAGGCGTTCGTCGCCATGCCGTTCCTGGTCATCGCCGTCGAGGGCGCGCTGCGCGGCGCGGACCCGCGCTACGAGGAGGCCGCCGCCACCCTCGGCGCCGGCCGCTGGACCACCTTCACCCACGTCACCCTGCCGCTGGTCGCCCCCGGCGTCGCCGCCGGGGCGGTGCTCTGCTGGGCCCGGGCCCTCGGCGAGTTCGGCGCCACCATCACCTTCGCCGGCAACTATCCCGGCCGGACCCAGACCATGCCGCTCGCCGTCTACCTCGCCCTGGAGACCGACCTGCCGGCCGCGATCGTGCTCAGCCTCATCCTGCTCACCGTCTCCGTCGCCATCCTGGCCGGACTGCGGGACCGCTGGGTCGGCGCCCCGTGA
- a CDS encoding ABC transporter ATP-binding protein has product MTAPPLLDAHLVADRDAFQLDVRLRIAAGEVVALLGPNGAGKTTALRALAGLHPLAAGHLTLDGVDLDRPDRRRWVPPERRPVGVVFQDYLLFPHLSALDNVAFGPRRQGADRRAARERARGWLDRVGLAEQARRRPRQLSGGQAQRVALARALAVDPTLLLLDEPLAALDAGTRLDTRAELQRHLGGHSVATLLVTHDPLDAFVLADRLLIVEHGRVVQEGDAASVTARPRTDYVARLVGLNLHRGRADGHTVRVGELTLTAADRVVGDAFVAFPPAAVALHPARPDGSPRNVWPATVTGVQRHGDNLRVQLDGPITVAADVTPAAAAHLRLAPGHRVWAAVKAAETHAYPA; this is encoded by the coding sequence GTGACCGCACCGCCCCTGCTGGACGCACACCTCGTCGCCGACCGGGACGCCTTCCAGCTCGACGTCCGGCTGCGGATCGCCGCCGGCGAGGTCGTCGCGCTGCTCGGCCCGAACGGCGCCGGCAAGACCACCGCGCTGCGGGCGCTCGCCGGCCTGCACCCGCTGGCCGCCGGGCACCTCACCCTCGACGGCGTCGACCTCGACCGCCCCGACCGGCGGCGCTGGGTGCCGCCCGAGCGGCGTCCGGTGGGCGTCGTGTTCCAGGACTACCTGCTCTTCCCGCACCTCAGCGCGCTGGACAACGTCGCGTTCGGGCCCCGCCGGCAGGGCGCCGACCGGCGGGCCGCCCGCGAGCGGGCGCGGGGCTGGCTGGACCGCGTCGGCCTGGCCGAGCAGGCCCGCCGCCGGCCCCGGCAGCTCTCCGGCGGGCAGGCCCAGCGGGTCGCCCTCGCCCGGGCCCTCGCCGTCGACCCCACCCTGCTGCTGCTCGACGAGCCGCTGGCCGCCCTGGACGCGGGCACCCGGCTGGACACCCGGGCCGAGCTCCAGCGGCACCTCGGTGGCCACTCCGTCGCGACGCTGCTGGTCACCCACGACCCGCTGGACGCCTTCGTGCTCGCCGACCGGCTCCTCATCGTCGAGCACGGGCGGGTGGTCCAGGAGGGGGACGCGGCCAGCGTCACGGCCCGGCCGCGCACCGACTACGTGGCGCGGCTGGTCGGGCTCAACCTGCACCGCGGCCGCGCCGACGGGCACACCGTGCGGGTCGGCGAGCTGACCCTCACCGCCGCGGACCGGGTCGTCGGGGACGCCTTCGTCGCCTTCCCGCCCGCCGCCGTCGCCCTGCACCCGGCCCGGCCCGACGGCAGCCCGCGCAACGTGTGGCCGGCCACCGTCACCGGGGTGCAGCGGCACGGCGACAACCTTCGGGTCCAGCTCGACGGCCCGATCACCGTCGCGGCGGACGTCACCCCGGCCGCGGCGGCCCACCTGCGGCTCGCCCCCGGTCACCGGGTCTGGGCGGCGGTCAAGGCCGCCGAGACCCACGCCTATCCGGCGTGA
- a CDS encoding sulfatase-like hydrolase/transferase, with protein sequence MSLITRFRRPAVEPPDDDAAPSTVVTPRGRRILAGVVTGLAAVLVLAALVAPDQLGRLRPGAFLRIPVEALVAVALLLVLPARARRPVAVALGLALSLLTVLKLLDMGFFVARDRPFDVLLDWGLFDDGFGFLTDSVGRGGAVAAAAGVLLLAGALFVLLTLSALRLTRLVVRHRTGTVRAVAALAVLWLGCAVFGVRVSSGVPVADREATTLVAAHAGQVRAGLRDREAFAGAAATDAFRDVPGDRLLTGLRGKDVLVAFVESYGRDAVEDPEFAPHVDAVLDDGYRRLRAAGYDARSGFLTSPTFGGGSWLAHGTLLSGLWIDNDQRHRDLLAGDRLTLNGAFHRAGWQTVGVLPAATQPWPEGKFFGYDRYYDAEKLAYHGPKFSYAPMPDQYTLATFQRLERAKPHAPLMAEIPLVSSHSPWSVIPKPVGWDAVGDGSIFHQASTSSGGSRDVVQRDATQIRADYRHSIEYTLDTLVSYVLTYGGDDLVLVFLGDHQPATAITGEGASRDVPITVVAHDPKVFDRIASWGWQDGLRPGPQAPVWRMDTFRDRFLTAFGPQGAR encoded by the coding sequence TTGTCACTCATCACGCGCTTCCGTCGACCGGCAGTGGAACCGCCGGACGACGATGCCGCCCCCTCGACGGTGGTCACACCCCGGGGCCGCCGCATCCTGGCCGGAGTCGTCACCGGGCTCGCGGCGGTGCTGGTGCTGGCCGCGCTCGTGGCGCCGGACCAGTTGGGCCGGCTCCGCCCCGGCGCGTTCCTGCGGATCCCGGTGGAGGCGTTGGTCGCCGTCGCGCTGCTGCTCGTCCTGCCGGCCCGGGCCCGCCGGCCGGTGGCTGTGGCGCTCGGTCTGGCGCTCAGCCTGCTGACCGTGCTCAAGCTCCTCGACATGGGCTTCTTCGTGGCCCGGGACCGGCCGTTCGACGTGCTGCTCGACTGGGGGCTCTTCGACGACGGCTTCGGCTTCCTCACCGACTCGGTCGGCCGGGGCGGCGCGGTCGCCGCCGCGGCCGGGGTGCTGCTCCTCGCCGGCGCGCTGTTCGTCCTGCTCACCCTCTCGGCGCTGCGGTTGACCCGGCTCGTGGTCCGGCACCGCACCGGCACGGTCCGCGCCGTCGCGGCACTGGCCGTGCTCTGGCTGGGTTGCGCCGTGTTCGGGGTGCGGGTCTCCTCCGGCGTGCCGGTGGCGGACCGGGAGGCGACCACGCTGGTCGCGGCGCACGCCGGGCAGGTGCGGGCCGGGCTGCGGGACCGGGAGGCGTTCGCCGGCGCGGCGGCCACCGACGCCTTCCGGGACGTCCCCGGCGACCGGCTGCTGACCGGGTTGCGCGGCAAGGACGTGCTGGTGGCGTTCGTGGAGAGCTACGGCCGGGACGCGGTCGAGGACCCGGAGTTCGCGCCGCACGTCGACGCGGTGCTCGACGACGGCTACCGCCGGCTGCGGGCGGCCGGGTACGACGCGCGCAGCGGCTTCCTCACCTCCCCCACGTTCGGCGGCGGCAGTTGGCTGGCGCACGGCACCCTGCTGTCCGGGCTCTGGATCGACAACGACCAGCGCCACCGGGACCTGCTGGCCGGGGACCGGCTGACCCTCAACGGCGCGTTCCACCGGGCCGGCTGGCAGACGGTGGGCGTCCTGCCGGCGGCCACCCAGCCCTGGCCGGAGGGGAAGTTCTTCGGCTACGACCGCTACTACGACGCCGAGAAGCTGGCCTACCACGGCCCGAAGTTCAGCTACGCGCCGATGCCCGACCAGTACACCCTGGCCACCTTCCAGCGGCTGGAGCGGGCGAAGCCGCACGCCCCGCTGATGGCGGAGATCCCGCTGGTCTCCAGCCACTCGCCCTGGTCAGTCATCCCGAAGCCGGTCGGTTGGGACGCGGTCGGCGACGGCTCGATCTTCCACCAGGCGTCCACCAGCAGCGGCGGCAGCCGGGACGTGGTGCAGCGGGACGCCACCCAGATCCGCGCCGACTACCGGCACTCGATCGAGTACACCTTGGACACCCTGGTCTCCTACGTGCTGACGTACGGCGGGGACGACCTGGTGCTGGTCTTCCTCGGCGACCACCAGCCGGCGACGGCGATCACCGGTGAGGGCGCCAGCCGGGACGTGCCGATCACCGTGGTGGCGCACGACCCGAAGGTGTTCGACCGGATCGCCAGCTGGGGCTGGCAGGACGGGCTGCGCCCCGGGCCGCAGGCCCCGGTGTGGCGGATGGACACCTTCCGGGACCGCTTCCTCACCGCGTTCGGTCCGCAGGGCGCCCGGTGA
- a CDS encoding zinc-dependent alcohol dehydrogenase: MTRDARAFWLRAPGEGEIRSVTLPAPGPDEVLVRTRYSGVSRGTETLVFTGRVPVDQYATMRAPFQEGDFPAPVKYGYLSVGVVEEGPEALRGRTVFCLYPHQTAYVVPAQAVVVVPERVPAARAVLAGTVETAVNALWDAPPLVGDRVTVVGGGMVGCCVAALLARFPGVRTELVDADPARAAVAAALGVDFALPADAAGGRDLVVHASASGDGLQRSLELLRPEGTVLELSWYGDRPVTLRLGGAFHSGRLRIHSSQVGTVSPRRADRSYHDRLALALDLLADPAFDALLTGRSRFAELPDVLDRLGTGRLPALCHLITYDGE; this comes from the coding sequence GTGACCCGCGACGCCCGCGCCTTCTGGCTCCGCGCCCCCGGCGAGGGCGAGATCCGGTCGGTGACCCTCCCCGCCCCCGGCCCCGACGAGGTGCTGGTCCGCACCCGGTACTCGGGCGTCAGCCGGGGCACGGAGACCCTGGTCTTCACCGGCCGGGTCCCCGTCGACCAGTACGCCACCATGCGCGCCCCGTTCCAGGAGGGCGACTTCCCGGCCCCGGTCAAGTACGGCTACCTCAGCGTCGGGGTGGTCGAGGAGGGGCCCGAGGCGCTGCGCGGGCGGACCGTCTTCTGCCTGTACCCGCACCAGACCGCGTACGTCGTGCCGGCCCAGGCGGTGGTGGTCGTACCCGAACGGGTGCCGGCGGCCCGGGCGGTCCTCGCGGGCACGGTGGAGACCGCGGTGAACGCGCTCTGGGACGCCCCGCCGCTGGTCGGCGACCGGGTCACCGTGGTCGGCGGCGGCATGGTCGGCTGCTGCGTCGCCGCGCTGCTGGCCCGCTTCCCCGGGGTACGGACCGAGCTGGTCGACGCCGACCCGGCGCGGGCCGCCGTGGCCGCCGCGCTCGGGGTCGACTTCGCCCTCCCGGCCGACGCCGCCGGCGGGCGGGACCTGGTGGTGCACGCCAGCGCCAGCGGCGACGGTCTCCAGCGGTCCCTGGAGCTGCTCCGCCCGGAGGGCACCGTGCTGGAGCTGAGCTGGTACGGCGACCGTCCGGTCACGCTCCGCCTCGGTGGGGCGTTCCACTCGGGACGGCTGCGCATCCACAGCAGCCAGGTGGGTACGGTGTCGCCGCGGCGGGCCGACCGCAGCTACCACGACCGGCTGGCGCTGGCTCTGGACCTGCTCGCCGATCCGGCCTTCGACGCGCTGCTCACCGGCCGGTCCCGGTTCGCGGAACTGCCCGACGTGCTCGACCGACTCGGCACGGGCCGCCTGCCCGCGCTCTGCCACCTCATCACCTACGACGGGGAGTGA
- a CDS encoding 6-pyruvoyl trahydropterin synthase family protein, producing MFSVTVRDHMMVAHSFTGEVFGPAQRLHGATFVVDATFRRADLDADGIVVDIGLATEQLKAVLGELTYRNLDDEPDFAGVNTTTEVLARTVADRLAERVHAGRLGDGARGLAGITVTLHESHVAWASYERSL from the coding sequence GTGTTCAGCGTGACCGTCCGTGACCACATGATGGTCGCCCACAGCTTCACCGGCGAGGTCTTCGGCCCCGCCCAGCGGCTGCACGGCGCCACCTTCGTCGTCGACGCCACCTTCCGCCGCGCCGACCTCGACGCCGACGGGATCGTCGTCGACATCGGCCTGGCGACCGAACAGCTCAAGGCCGTCCTCGGCGAGCTGACCTACCGCAACCTGGACGACGAGCCCGACTTCGCCGGGGTGAACACCACCACCGAGGTGCTGGCCCGCACGGTCGCCGACCGGCTCGCCGAGCGGGTGCACGCCGGCCGGCTCGGCGACGGCGCGCGCGGCCTGGCCGGCATCACCGTCACCCTGCACGAGTCGCACGTCGCCTGGGCCAGCTACGAGCGGTCGCTGTAG
- a CDS encoding glycosyltransferase family 4 protein, whose protein sequence is MTTVHVVLPGDIDDPASPSGGNGYDRRACRGLAAAGWTVREHPVPGGWPRPGVGERAALAGVLAGLPDGALVLLDGLVASTVPEVLAPQGRRLRLVVLVHLPLETDAEAGALAAATAVVTTSEWTRRRLLDRYALPADRVRAAPPGVDPAPPASGSADGTALLCVAAVTPHKGHDVLAAALATVADLPWTCDWVGALTRDPDFVDRLRAQLTGAGLTGRVRLAGARTGAALDAAYAHADLLVLASRAETYGMVVTEALARGVPVLGTDVGGLPEALGRAADGSRPGLLVPPDDPDALAGALRRWLTDPALRARLRRSARDRRDTLTDWAVTSTRLAAVLKEATAA, encoded by the coding sequence ATGACCACGGTGCACGTGGTGCTGCCGGGCGACATCGACGATCCGGCCAGCCCCAGCGGCGGCAACGGCTACGACCGCCGGGCCTGCCGGGGACTCGCCGCGGCCGGCTGGACCGTCCGGGAGCATCCCGTGCCCGGCGGCTGGCCGCGACCGGGGGTGGGGGAGCGGGCCGCCCTCGCCGGGGTGCTCGCGGGGCTGCCCGACGGCGCGCTGGTGCTGCTCGACGGACTGGTCGCCTCGACCGTGCCGGAGGTGCTGGCGCCGCAGGGCCGCCGGTTGCGCCTGGTGGTGCTCGTGCACCTGCCGCTGGAGACCGACGCCGAGGCCGGGGCCCTGGCCGCCGCCACCGCCGTGGTCACCACCAGCGAGTGGACCCGCCGCCGGCTGCTCGACCGGTACGCCCTGCCCGCCGACCGGGTCCGGGCGGCCCCGCCCGGGGTGGACCCCGCGCCTCCGGCCAGCGGCTCAGCGGACGGCACCGCGCTGCTCTGCGTCGCGGCGGTCACCCCGCACAAGGGCCACGACGTGCTCGCCGCGGCCCTGGCCACCGTCGCCGACCTGCCCTGGACCTGCGACTGGGTGGGCGCGTTGACCCGGGATCCCGACTTCGTCGACCGGCTGCGCGCGCAGCTCACCGGCGCCGGCCTCACCGGCCGGGTCCGCCTGGCCGGCGCCCGCACCGGCGCGGCGCTGGACGCCGCGTACGCCCACGCCGACCTGCTGGTGCTCGCCTCCCGGGCCGAGACGTACGGGATGGTGGTCACCGAGGCGCTGGCCCGGGGCGTACCGGTGCTGGGCACCGACGTCGGCGGGCTGCCCGAGGCGCTCGGGCGCGCCGCCGACGGCAGCCGACCCGGCCTGCTCGTGCCGCCGGACGACCCGGACGCGCTGGCCGGCGCGCTACGCCGCTGGCTCACCGACCCCGCGCTGCGGGCCCGGCTGCGCCGGTCCGCCCGGGACCGGCGCGACACCCTCACCGACTGGGCGGTCACCTCGACCCGCCTGGCGGCCGTACTGAAGGAGGCGACGGCGGCATGA
- a CDS encoding class I SAM-dependent methyltransferase: MTTQLPPDFADWLRLREPADAAARAPQLVDAVRRRLAGDRPLVVHDLGTGTGSMGRWLAPLLPGPQHWILYDRDAGLLDRAAADLVDAAADGSPVTVETRCADITRLTAADLAGAGLVTASALLDMLTAEEVERVVAACAGHPTLFMLTVVGRVEFTPADPLDAEFAAAFNAHQRRTVDGRALLGPGAVEATRAAFTRRRIDVLVRPSPWRLGPEQAALTVEWLTGWLDAAGEQRPELAAPAGAYRRRRLAEAAQGRLRVLLHHADLLAGG; the protein is encoded by the coding sequence ATGACGACGCAACTCCCGCCCGACTTCGCGGACTGGCTGCGGCTGCGCGAGCCCGCCGACGCCGCGGCCCGCGCCCCCCAACTGGTCGACGCGGTCCGCCGCCGGCTGGCCGGTGACCGGCCGCTGGTCGTGCACGACCTGGGCACCGGGACCGGTTCGATGGGACGCTGGCTGGCGCCCCTGCTGCCCGGGCCGCAGCACTGGATCCTGTACGACCGGGACGCCGGCCTGCTCGACCGGGCCGCCGCCGACCTGGTGGACGCCGCCGCCGACGGCAGCCCGGTCACCGTCGAGACCCGGTGCGCCGACATCACCCGGCTGACCGCCGCGGACCTCGCCGGCGCCGGCCTGGTCACCGCGTCGGCGCTGCTGGACATGCTCACCGCCGAGGAGGTCGAGCGGGTGGTGGCGGCCTGCGCCGGGCACCCCACGCTGTTCATGCTCACCGTGGTCGGCCGGGTGGAGTTCACCCCGGCCGATCCGCTGGACGCGGAGTTCGCCGCGGCGTTCAACGCGCACCAGCGCCGTACCGTCGACGGCCGCGCCCTGCTCGGGCCGGGCGCGGTCGAGGCCACCCGGGCGGCGTTCACCCGGCGGCGGATCGACGTGCTGGTCCGGCCCAGCCCGTGGCGGCTCGGCCCGGAGCAGGCGGCGCTCACCGTCGAGTGGCTGACCGGCTGGCTCGACGCGGCCGGCGAGCAGCGGCCGGAGCTGGCCGCGCCGGCCGGGGCGTACCGGCGGCGGAGGCTGGCCGAGGCGGCCCAGGGCCGGCTGCGGGTGCTGCTGCACCACGCCGACCTGCTGGCCGGGGGGTGA
- a CDS encoding lysylphosphatidylglycerol synthase domain-containing protein, which produces MATAASPAAPVAAPAARSPWAWARTLGGLGVLAALVWWVGTGPFLDGLRLIDGPALAAALAIGLVTTVCCAWRWALVAGGLGVRLPIGTAVAHCYRAVFLNSTLPGGVLGDVHRAVRHGRDAGDVSRGIRAVVWERTAGQVVQLVIAVVVLAALPSPVRPCLPAVTGTLLAVGLGLVLLARAAPRSGASRWGRALRTAVTDVRSGLLARRTWVGVVVASAVVVAGHLATFVVAARTAGADAPLARLVPLTLLALLAMGLPANVGGFGPREGVAAWAFAAAGLTAAQGVAAAMVYGALVLVASLPGAAVLLLRRLRDTTASTDR; this is translated from the coding sequence GTGGCGACCGCCGCGTCCCCGGCCGCGCCGGTGGCGGCCCCCGCGGCCCGGTCGCCGTGGGCCTGGGCCCGCACGCTGGGTGGGCTGGGGGTGCTCGCCGCCCTGGTCTGGTGGGTGGGCACCGGGCCGTTCCTCGACGGGCTGCGGCTGATCGACGGCCCGGCGCTCGCCGCGGCCCTCGCCATCGGCCTGGTCACCACCGTCTGCTGCGCCTGGCGGTGGGCGCTGGTCGCGGGCGGCCTCGGCGTACGGCTGCCGATCGGCACCGCGGTGGCCCACTGCTACCGCGCGGTCTTCCTCAACTCGACGCTCCCCGGCGGCGTGCTCGGCGACGTGCACCGCGCGGTGCGGCACGGCCGAGACGCCGGCGACGTCAGCCGGGGCATCCGCGCGGTGGTCTGGGAACGCACCGCCGGGCAGGTCGTCCAGCTCGTCATCGCCGTGGTGGTGCTGGCCGCGCTGCCCTCGCCGGTCCGGCCGTGCCTGCCGGCGGTGACCGGTACGCTGCTGGCCGTCGGGCTCGGCCTGGTCCTGCTCGCCCGGGCGGCGCCCCGCTCCGGCGCGTCCCGGTGGGGACGGGCGCTGCGCACCGCGGTCACCGACGTCCGGTCCGGACTGCTCGCGCGGCGGACCTGGGTCGGCGTGGTGGTCGCCTCCGCCGTCGTGGTGGCCGGCCACCTGGCCACCTTCGTGGTCGCGGCCCGCACCGCGGGCGCCGACGCGCCGCTGGCCCGGCTGGTGCCGCTGACGTTGCTTGCCCTGCTGGCGATGGGGCTGCCCGCCAACGTCGGCGGGTTCGGCCCGCGCGAGGGGGTCGCGGCGTGGGCGTTCGCCGCCGCCGGCCTGACCGCCGCGCAGGGCGTCGCCGCCGCCATGGTGTACGGCGCGCTGGTGCTCGTCGCGAGCCTGCCCGGCGCGGCCGTGCTGCTGCTGCGCCGGCTCCGGGACACGACGGCCAGCACCGATCGCTGA
- a CDS encoding GTP cyclohydrolase II, protein MDEALSAATVRTQVTVPLRFPDGYVTTARVFSFDGLADGREHLAFGLGDWAATVDGQAAGGPPPLVRPHSECLTGDVFGSQRCDCGPQLREAVERIAEADGFLLYLRQEGRGIGLYAKLDAYALQDSGLDTYEANLALGRGADERDYTVAAQMLAALGVYRVALLSNNPDKADQLDRCGVTVAERVPTGVHLSPANAGYLAAKASRGDHALDLPFVP, encoded by the coding sequence ATGGACGAAGCGCTGTCGGCCGCTACGGTCCGGACCCAGGTGACGGTGCCACTGCGGTTCCCCGACGGGTACGTCACGACCGCCCGGGTCTTCTCGTTCGACGGCCTGGCGGACGGCCGGGAACATCTCGCCTTCGGCCTCGGTGACTGGGCGGCGACCGTGGACGGGCAGGCTGCCGGTGGGCCGCCGCCCCTGGTCCGGCCGCACAGCGAGTGCCTGACCGGGGACGTCTTCGGCAGCCAGCGCTGCGACTGCGGCCCGCAGCTGCGGGAGGCGGTCGAACGCATCGCCGAGGCCGACGGCTTCCTGCTCTACCTGCGGCAGGAGGGGCGCGGCATCGGCCTGTACGCCAAGCTCGACGCGTACGCCCTGCAGGACTCGGGCCTGGACACGTACGAGGCGAACCTGGCGCTGGGCCGGGGCGCGGACGAGCGGGACTACACGGTGGCCGCGCAGATGCTGGCCGCGCTGGGCGTGTACCGGGTCGCCCTGCTCAGCAACAACCCGGACAAGGCCGACCAGCTCGACCGGTGCGGCGTGACGGTGGCCGAGCGGGTGCCGACGGGCGTGCACCTGTCCCCGGCCAACGCCGGCTACCTCGCGGCGAAGGCCAGCCGCGGCGACCACGCCCTCGACCTCCCGTTCGTGCCGTGA
- a CDS encoding RibD family protein, whose product MTARPYVLLSCAMSIDGYIDDASAERLLLSNADDLDRIDAVRAGCDAILVGAGTVRRDDPRLLVRSDRRRAERVARGVPPSPAKVTVTASGDLDPTARFFSMGAATKLVYCPSGALEKTRERLGGVATVVDAGEPVSPGSVLADLADRGVRRLMVEGGGIVHAQFLSAGLADELHLVVAPFFVGDGRAPRFVGDGRFPWHPGRRARVLEVRQIDDVVLTRYALSDRCGG is encoded by the coding sequence GTGACCGCCCGGCCGTACGTGCTGCTCAGCTGCGCGATGTCGATCGACGGGTACATCGACGACGCCTCGGCCGAGCGGCTGCTGCTCTCCAACGCCGACGACCTGGACCGGATCGACGCGGTCCGGGCCGGCTGCGACGCCATCCTGGTCGGCGCGGGCACCGTCCGGCGGGACGACCCGCGGCTGCTGGTGCGCTCCGACCGGCGCCGGGCCGAGCGGGTGGCCCGGGGCGTGCCGCCGTCGCCGGCGAAGGTCACCGTCACCGCCAGCGGGGACCTCGACCCGACGGCCCGCTTCTTCAGCATGGGCGCGGCGACGAAGCTGGTGTACTGCCCGAGCGGCGCGCTGGAGAAGACCCGGGAGCGGCTGGGCGGGGTGGCGACCGTGGTCGACGCCGGCGAGCCGGTCAGCCCGGGGTCGGTGCTGGCCGACCTGGCCGACCGGGGCGTACGCCGGCTGATGGTCGAGGGCGGCGGCATCGTGCACGCCCAGTTCCTCAGCGCCGGCCTCGCCGACGAGCTGCACCTGGTGGTCGCGCCCTTCTTCGTCGGTGACGGCCGGGCGCCGCGCTTCGTCGGGGACGGCCGCTTCCCCTGGCACCCGGGCCGGCGCGCCCGCGTGCTGGAGGTCCGCCAGATCGACGACGTGGTGCTGACACGGTACGCCCTCTCCGACCGCTGCGGCGGGTGA